The genomic DNA GAAAATAATTGGATGTCATCCATATCCATATTTGATGGAAAGCATGATGATGATAGAATGGAACTAACGTCTACTTCTTTGTCGACTGTGGCTACTAGTTGGttgtttgttttctttaagGTAAAGAATGTCAATACATTTTTACCACCGAAATTGTAAGGAACAGAGTAAGCCTTTCGGAAGAGAATGAAATGTGAGGAGGAGGAGGCATTATTGATCTGTGAGGAATGGttataatgaagagaaataaaGTGAGGAGTTCGTAACAGAAAGTTCCATTCCTTGCAGACCGATCTGCATTGAAGAACATCTTTTGCAGGCAACCTCTTTAGAATATCTAATAACAAATCTTCACATAACAAAGAAATCTGAGTATTGTCGACCATTCTCCTCCTACTAGACAATGATTGGTTTGATCGTGTATCCATATCTAGTTCATGCATGCATGTAACAATAAATAAACTTCAATTAATCCATACAGAAGAttaacaagtatatatatatatctcaaaGATTGATATCAATTCAATTTTATGTTTGAACAAACCCTGTAAAACTAACCTTAATTAAAAAGGAGAAACCGTTTACGGTCGATCAATGAGGAGGAGGAGCCAAGAAGAAAGAGATGCGCGATACAGAAAGACCTAAATCTAATTAgtttaatatgttaattaattaattttttccccaaaaaatatgttaattaattaaataataattcatttcgGAAAAGTAACAAGTAATGAGTGTATGGGTTGGACTGTTTATTCTGAATTATTCCATACAAAAGTGGacaattcaattcaataacAAGGATTTAATACGAAATACCCTTCCAAATATAGCGTTGCTTAATCTCCAACTATTCACAGTTGAATCGTATGTCTCGATCTTGCAGAAGCCACTCGAAATAGCCATCATAAAGACTTTGTAATGTTTCTTAGTGCTGGATTCGAACCAAACATCAAGAATACGAACCACCCTAAAACCAATTTCTAATCTTGAAAGATGAGGTTGATTGTGCAACAATTAAGATTCTCTAGTCGATGGGTTATATAGAATAACATGCAAACCATATCCAAAACATATCAAACattcaaaaggagaaaataATTGGATGTCATCCATATCCATATTGGATGGAAAGCATAATGATGATAGAATGGAACTAACGTTCTTTGTCGACTGTGGCTACTAGTTGGttgtttgttttctttaagGTAAAGAATGTCAATACATTTTTACCACCGAAGTTGTAAGGAACAGAGTAAGCCTTTCGGAAGAGAATGAAATGTGAGGAGGAAGAGGCATTATTGATCTGTGAGGAATGGttataatgaagagaaataaaGTGAGGAGTTCGTAACAGAAAGTTCCATTCCTTGCAGACCGATCTGCATTGAAGATCATCTTTTGCAGGCAACCTCTTTAGAATATCTAATAACAAATCTTCACATAACAAAGAAATATGAGTATTGTCGACCATTCTCCTCTTCTCACTAGACAATGATTGGTTTGATCGTGTATCCATATCTAGTTCATGCATGCATGTAACAATAAATAAACTTCAATTAATCCATACAGAAGAttaacaagtatatatatatatatatatctcaaaGATTGATATCAAATCAATTTTATGTTTGAACAAACCCAGTAAAACTAACCTTAATTAAAAAGGAGAAACCGTTTACGGTCGATCAATGAGGACGAGGAGCAAGGAAGAAAGAGATGCGCGATACATACAGAAAGACCTAAATCTAATTAgtttaatatgttaattaattaatttttcccaaaaaaaacatgttaattaattaaataataattcatttcgGAAAAGTAACAAGTAATGATTGTATGGGTTGGACTGTTTATTCTGAATTATTCATACAAAAGTGGACAATTCCATTCAATAACAAGGATTTAATACGAAATACCCTTCCAAATATAGCGTTGCTTAATCATCAACTATTCACAGTTGAATCGTATGTCTCGATCTTGCATAAGCCACTCGAAATAGCCATCATAAAGACTTTGTAATGTTTCTTAGTGCTGGATTCGAACCAAACATCCAGAATACGAACCACCCTAAAACCAATTTCTAATCTTGAAAGATGAGGTTGATTGTGCAACAATTGAGATTCTCTAGTCGATGGGTTATATAGAATAACATGCAAACCATATCCAATACATATTAAACCATCAAAAGGAGAAAATAATTGGATGTCATCCATATCCATATTTGATGGAAAGCATGATGATGATAGAATGGAACTAACGTCTACTTCTTTGTCGACTGTGGCTACTAGTTGGttgtttgttttctttaagGTAAAGAATGTCAATACATTTTTACCACCGAAATTGTAAGGAACAGAGTAAGCCTTTCGGAAGAGAATGAAATGTGAGGAGGAGGAGGCATTATTGATCTGTGAGGAATGGttataatgaagagaaataaaGTGAGGAGTTCGTAACAGAAAGTTCCATTCCTTGCAGACCGATCTGCATTGAAGAACATCTTTTGCAGGCAACCTCTTTAGAATATCTAATAACAAATCTTCACATAACAAAGAAATCTGAGTATTGTCGACCATTCTCCTCTTCTCACTAGACAATGATTGGTTTGATCGTGTATCCATATCTAGTTCATGCATGCATGTAACAATAAATAAACTTCAATTAATCCATACAGAAGAttaacaagtatatatatatatctcaaaGATTGATATCAATTCAATTTTATGTTTGAACAAACCCAGTAAAACTAACCTTAATTAAAAAGGAGAAACCGTTTACGGTCGATCAATGAGGAGGAGGAGCCAAGAAGAAAGAGATGCACGATACAGAAAGACCTAAATCTAATTAgtttaatatgttaattaattaatttttcccaaaaaaaatatgttaattaattaaataataattcatttcgGAAAAGTAACAAGTAATGAGTGTATGGGTTGGACTGTTTATTCTGAATTATTCCATACAAAAGTGGACAATTCCATTCAATAACAAGGATTTAATACGAAATACCCTTCCAAATATAGCGTTGCTTAATCTCCAACTATTCACAGTTGAATCGTATGTCTCGATCTTGCAGAAGCCACTCGAAATAGCCATCATAAAGACTTTGTAATGTTTCTTAGTGCTGGATTCGAACCAAACATCCAGAATACGAACCACCCTAAAACCAATTTCTAATCTTGAAAGATGAGGTTGATTGTGCAACAATTGAGATTCTCTAGTCGATGGGTTATATAGAATAACATGCAAACCATATCCAAAACATATCAAACCATCAAAAGGAGAAAATAATTGGATGTCATCCATATCCATATTGGATGGAAAGCATAATGATGATAGAATGGAACTAACGTCTACTTCTTTGTCGACTGTGGCTACTAGTTGGttgtttgttttctttaagGTAAAGAATGTCAATACATTTTTACCACCGAAATTGTAAGGAACAGAGTAAGCCTTTCGGAAGAGAATGAAATGTGAGGAGGAGGAGGCATTATTAATCTGTGAGGAATGGttataatgaagagaaataaaGTGAGGAGTTCATAACAGAAAGTTCCATTCCTTGCAGACCGATCTGCATTGAAGAACATCTTTTACAGGCAACCTCTTTAGAATATCTAATAACAAATCTTCACATAACAAAGAAATCTGAGTATTGTCGACCATTCTCCTCTTCTCACTAGACAATGATTGGTTTGATCGTGTATCCATATCTAGTTCATGCATGCATGTAACAATAAATAAACTTCAATTAATCCATACAGAAGAttaacaagtatatatatatatatctcaaaaATTGATATCAATTCAATTTTATGTTTGAACAAACCCAGTAAAACTAACCTTAATTAAAAAGGACAAACCGTTTACGGTCGATCAATGAGGAGGAGGAGCCAAGAAGAAAGAGATGCGCGATACAGAAAGAcctaaatttaattagtttaatatgttaattaattaatttttcccaaaaaaaatatgataattaattaaataataattcatttcgGAAAAGTAACAAGTAATGAGTGTATAGGTTGTACTGTTTATTCTGAATTATTCCATACAAAAGTGGACAATTCCATTCAATAACAAGGATTTAATACGAAATACCCTTCCAAATATAGCGTTGCTTAATCTCCAACTATTCATAGTTGAATCGTATGTCTCGATCTTGCAGAAGCCACTCGAAATAGCCATCATAAAGACTTTGTAACGTTTCTTAGTGCTGGATTCGAACCAAACATCCAGAATACGAACCACCCTAAAACCAATTTCTAATCTTGAAAGATGAGGTTTATTGTGCAACAATTGAGATTCTCTAGTCGATGGGTTATATAGAATAACATGCAAACCATATCCAAAACATATCAAACCATCAAAAGGAGAAAATAATTGGATGTCATCCATATCCATATTGGATGGAAAGCATAATGATGATAGAATGGAACTAACGTCTACTTCTTTGTCGACTGTGGCTACTAGTTGGttgtttgttttctttaagGTAAAGAATGTCAATACATTTTTACCACCGAAATTGTAAGGAACAGAGTAAGCCTTTCGGAAGAGAATGAAATGTGAGGAGGAGGAGGCATTATTGATCTGTGAGGAATGGttataatgaagagaaataaaGTGAGGAGTTCGTAACAGAAAGTTCCATTCCTTGCAGACCGATCTGCATTGAAGAACATCTTTTGCAGGCAACCTCTTTAGAATATCTAATAACAAATCTTCACATAACAAAGAAATCTGAGTATTGTCGACCATTCTCCTCTTCTCACTAGACAATGATTGGTTTGATCGTGTATCCATATCTAGTTCATGCATGCATGTAACAATAAATAAACTTCAATTAATCCATACAGAAGAttaacaagtatatatatatatctcaaaGATTGATATCAATTCAATTTTATGTTTGAACAAACCCAGTAAAACTAACCTTAATTAAAAAGGAGAAACCGTTTACGGTCGATCAATGAGGAGGAGGAGCCAAGAAGAAAGAGATGCACGATACAGAAAGACCTAAATCTAATTAgtttaatatgttaattaattaatttttcccaaaaaaaatatgttaattaattaaataataattcatttcgGAAAAGTAACAAGTAATGAGTGTATGGGTTGGACTGTTTATTCTGAATTATTCCATACAAAAGTGGACAATTCCATTCAATAACAAGGATTTAATACGAAATACCCTTCCAAATATAGCGTTGCTTAATCTCCAACTATTCACAGTTGAATCGTATGTCTCGATCTTGCAGAAGCCACTCGAAATAGCCATCATAAAGACTTTGTAATGTTTCTTAGTGCTGGATTCGAACCAAACATCCAGAATACGAACCACCCTAAAACCAATTTCTAATCTTGAAAGATGAGGTTGATTGTGCAACAATTGAGATTCTCTAGTCGATGGGTTATATAGAATAACATGCAAACCATATCCAAAACATATCAAACCATCAAAAGGAGAAAATAATTGGATGTCATCCATATCCATATTGGATGGAAAGCATAATGATGATAGAATGGAACTAACGTCTACTTCTTTGTCGACTGTGGCTACTAGTTGGttgtttgttttctttaagGTAAAGAATGTCAATACATTTTTACCACCGAAATTGTAAGGAACAGAGTAAGCCTTTCGGAAGAGAATGAAATGTGAGGAGGAGGAGGCATTATTAATCTGTGAGGAATGGttataatgaagagaaataaaGTGAGGAGTTCATAACAGAAAGTTCCATTCCTTGCAGACCGATCTGCATTGAAGAACATCTTTTACAGGCAACCTCTTTAGAATATCTAATAACAAATCTTCACATAACAAAGAAATCTGAGTATTGTCGACCATTCTCCTCTTCTCACTAGACAATGATTGGTTTGATCGTGTATCCATATCTAGTTCATGCATGCATGTAACAATAAATAAACTTCAATTAATCCATACAGAAGAttaacaagtatatatatatatctcaaaaATTGATATCAATTCAATTTTATGTTTGAACAAACCCAGTAAAACTAACCTTAATTAAAAAGGACAAACCGTTTACGGTCGATCAATGAGGAGGAGGAGCCAAGAAGAAAGAGATGCGCGATACAGAAAGAcctaaatttaattagtttaatatgttaattaattaatttttccccaaaaaaatatgataattaattaaataataattcatttcgGAAAAGTAACAAGTAATGAGTGTATAGGTTGTACTGTTTATTCTGAATTATTCCATACAAAAGTGGACAATTCCATTCAATAACAAGGATTTAATACGAAATACCCTTCCAAATA from Impatiens glandulifera chromosome 9, dImpGla2.1, whole genome shotgun sequence includes the following:
- the LOC124915904 gene encoding putative F-box protein At5g52610, with amino-acid sequence MDTRSNQSLSSEKRRMVDNTQISLLCEDLLLDILKRLPAKDVLQCRSVCKEWNFLLRTPHFISLHYNHSSQINNASSSSHFILFRKAYSVPYNFGGKNVLTFFTLKKTNNQLVATVDKEVDVSSILSSSCFPSNMDMDDIQLFSPFDGLICIGYGLHVILYNPSTRESQLLHNQPHLSRLEIGFRVVRILDVWFESSTKKHYKVFMMAISSGLCKIETYDSTVNS
- the LOC124915903 gene encoding F-box protein At3g47030-like; translated protein: MDTRSNQSLSSRRRMVDNTQISLLCEDLLLDILKRLPAKDVLQCRSVCKEWNFLLRTPHFISLHYNHSSQINNASSSSHFILFRKAYSVPYNFGGKNVLTFFTLKKTNNQLVATVDKEVDVSSILSSSCFPSNMDMDDIQLFSPFDGLICIGYGLHVILYNPSTRESQLLHNQPHLSRLEIGFRVVRILDVWFESSTKKHYKVFMMAISSGLCKIETYDSTVNS